In one window of Pseudoalteromonas espejiana DSM 9414 DNA:
- a CDS encoding endonuclease/exonuclease/phosphatase family protein gives MKLKTIYGALVVAASFSFNALASETVRVATFNVSMDATNHTPQGEQVNPDALVNALKANHQQIKNIAEIIQRVRPDIILLNEFDYVPKEQGIEYFKKHYLNISQNKQHAIEYPYSFIAPVNTGLATKFDLDNNGKTTGVMGDAQGFGFFEGHYGMAILSKYPINLEKLRTLQTFKYKDMPNAHMPVHPKTGENWYNEQEWQAFRLSSKSFWDVPVVINDKTVHVLASHPTPPVFDGDEDRNGKRNHDEVRLIADYVTNKPYLYDDKGQKGGLKENTRFVILGDLNAAPEGDKARLETTNQILNNPLINAQFIPKSDGAKEQYTQAYAQNFTANWQARVDYVLPSNYGFKIVDGGVFWPTENSEQYRLIKDRNASSDHRLVWLDLIVE, from the coding sequence ATGAAACTAAAAACAATTTATGGCGCCCTTGTAGTCGCCGCTTCATTTAGCTTTAACGCATTAGCGAGTGAAACCGTGCGTGTAGCTACATTTAATGTGAGTATGGATGCAACAAATCATACTCCTCAAGGCGAGCAGGTTAACCCAGATGCTTTAGTCAATGCACTTAAAGCCAATCATCAACAAATTAAAAATATTGCTGAAATAATACAGCGTGTACGCCCTGATATTATTTTGCTCAACGAATTTGACTACGTACCAAAAGAGCAGGGTATTGAGTATTTTAAAAAGCATTACTTGAACATAAGCCAAAACAAGCAACACGCCATTGAGTACCCATACAGTTTTATTGCCCCTGTAAATACAGGCTTAGCCACTAAATTTGACTTAGATAATAATGGTAAAACAACCGGTGTAATGGGTGATGCGCAAGGTTTTGGCTTTTTTGAAGGCCACTACGGGATGGCTATTTTATCTAAGTATCCTATTAACCTTGAAAAACTACGCACATTACAAACATTTAAATATAAAGATATGCCTAATGCACACATGCCTGTGCACCCAAAAACAGGTGAAAATTGGTATAACGAGCAAGAATGGCAGGCGTTTAGGCTCAGCTCTAAATCGTTTTGGGATGTACCTGTTGTTATAAACGACAAAACGGTTCATGTATTGGCCTCGCACCCAACGCCGCCAGTGTTTGATGGCGATGAAGACAGAAACGGTAAACGTAATCACGATGAAGTCAGGTTAATTGCCGATTATGTGACGAATAAGCCTTATCTTTATGATGATAAAGGCCAAAAAGGTGGCTTAAAAGAAAATACGCGTTTTGTTATTTTAGGCGATTTAAATGCAGCGCCAGAGGGCGACAAAGCAAGGCTAGAGACCACTAATCAAATTTTAAATAACCCGCTTATTAACGCGCAATTTATACCAAAAAGTGATGGTGCAAAAGAGCAATACACTCAAGCTTATGCGCAAAATTTTACTGCTAACTGGCAAGCCCGTGTAGATTATGTACTCCCTTCAAATTATGGGTTTAAAATAGTGGATGGTGGGGTGTTTTGGCCCACTGAAAACAGCGAGCAGTATCGATTAATAAAAGACAGAAACGCATCAAGCGATCATCGCTTAGTGTGGCTTGACCTTATTGTAGAGTAA